From the genome of bacterium:
GAAGTGGCAGGCACGACCCCTGGTTAAGGATTATTTCTTCCAGGATAGCCAATTATGTCCGAAATAAAGCAACTAAAGAAAATATTATAGATGTGGGCTGCACGCTCAGAGCCTATAAGAGAAAGTTCTTGTCCAGACTGAAACTTTTTGATGGAATGCATCGCTTCCTTCCCACTCTTCTTAAATGGGAAGGGGCTAAAGTTATGGAGGTGGAAGTTGACCATCATCCCCGACTTTATGGAAAGACAAAGTACGGCGTCTGGAATAGAGTGTTTAAAGCGTTTATTGACCTTTTGGCAGTAGTGTGGATGAAGAAAAGAAGACTAAATTATAAAATTAAGGAGTAGATTATGAACTACTGGTTAATATTAGGTTTTTTTGCTCAGGCGATGTTTTTTATGAGGTTCCTTTTTCAGTGGATTGCCTCGGAAAGAAGAAAGGAGAGCTACATTCCCAATATTTTCTGGTTCTTCAGCCTTTCCGGTGGGCTTCTCCTTCTAACTTATGCCATCCACAGGAAGGACCCGGTATTTATTCTGGGACAGTCGGTTGGTTCGTTTATTTATCTTAGAAACATAATTCTCATTTATGGGAAGAAACAGAAACCGGCTTGAGCGGGAAAGCTGATGAACTTAAAAACGAAAGCATTGGGATTTATTAAAGGGAAGGAAATATATTTTATTCTCGCTATAGCATCTTTTGCTCTATTCTGTTCGGGTTTTTCGGAGATAACCACTCACCAGAGTGATGAGACTTATTACCTCAGTTCCGGCTTAAATATGGTTAAAAGCGGGGATTGGATAACACCAGTCTTTGAAGGCCAGGAAGTGAGGTTTCAGAAGCCCATACTATTCTATTGGCTTGTCGCTCTCTCTTTTAAGGTTTTTGGAGTTAACATATTTTCCGGGCGCTTGCCATCGGCCATTTTCGCTGCTTCTGGTATACTACTCATTTACTATTTCTCGCTGATTCTTTTCGGTAATTCCAAAGGAGCACTCTTCTCTGCGCTTGCTCTACTTTCCAGTCCGCTCTATTTCCTTAACGCGCGAGCTGCCAGGACAGATATGGTGCTCACCTTTTTTATAGCCCTTTCCCTGCTCTTTTTTGCCAAAGGATTTTTTGGACAAAAGAAGCGGCGTTCGTACTTTATCTTCTCATTTATAGCTATGGGGCTGGCCACTATGACTAAAGGCCCTCCTGGTTTTTTGATTCCCTTGATATCCATAGTGGTACTATTATCGGTTTTTCCAAAGAATAGGCCGGTTTTAAAAGATATTTTTTCTCCCTGGCCGTTCATATTTTTTCTGTTGATAGTAGTTCCCTGGCCTTTGGCAATGTCTCTTCTTCATGGAAATAAATTCATAAATTCTTTCTTTTTCTCGGAATTAGTCAATAGAGTGGACAGGTCTTCGATAGATTTACTTTCCAACATTGGTTACTATTTGGGTACATTGTTAAGACATTTCTTCCCCTGGTCGATTTTTCTTCTTATTGGTATTCTCTCAACCAGGAAAAAGGAGAATAATAGAAATGAAATTACATTCCTCTTTCTCTGGTTAACTGTAACCTTTGGCATGTTTACTTTTTTTGTCTCTTCTGGCCATTCCCGATATTTGCTTCCTCTTTCTCCGGCTTTAGCGCTTCTTAGCGGAGAGTATCTGGTGAGGATTGAGGAGCAAGGTGCTTTCAGGAATAGAATTTTCAAATTAATGGTCCTTTTTATTTTAGCATTGTTTATACTTTTAGGTTTGGTTTTACTCTTTTTAACTGTTGCTATTTATTCCTTTGGGTATTATGGTTTCGCATTTTCCTTATTGGCGTTGATAGTTATACTGGGAGGGAGTATTCTTCTGGGAAGATTTTATAAGAGGCGGATCTTCTCACTAATTCCACCGACGATAGCCTGTACAATGGTAACGATTGCTTTTATTTTTATTGGAGGGATTATCCCGGCAACAACACCCGACCCCTGGAAAGAGCTGAGCTTGAAATACCTTAAAGGAGTTAGTACGGAAGACAAAGTTATCACCCTGGGACTCGGCAGAGGCCCAAGGGTTTGGTTAACTATCTACACTTCTCGGTTTTTGGATGGGATCTACTATGGAGACCAGATAGGTTTGGCTTACGATTATCTAGAAG
Proteins encoded in this window:
- a CDS encoding glycosyltransferase family 39 protein, yielding MNLKTKALGFIKGKEIYFILAIASFALFCSGFSEITTHQSDETYYLSSGLNMVKSGDWITPVFEGQEVRFQKPILFYWLVALSFKVFGVNIFSGRLPSAIFAASGILLIYYFSLILFGNSKGALFSALALLSSPLYFLNARAARTDMVLTFFIALSLLFFAKGFFGQKKRRSYFIFSFIAMGLATMTKGPPGFLIPLISIVVLLSVFPKNRPVLKDIFSPWPFIFFLLIVVPWPLAMSLLHGNKFINSFFFSELVNRVDRSSIDLLSNIGYYLGTLLRHFFPWSIFLLIGILSTRKKENNRNEITFLFLWLTVTFGMFTFFVSSGHSRYLLPLSPALALLSGEYLVRIEEQGAFRNRIFKLMVLFILALFILLGLVLLFLTVAIYSFGYYGFAFSLLALIVILGGSILLGRFYKRRIFSLIPPTIACTMVTIAFIFIGGIIPATTPDPWKELSLKYLKGVSTEDKVITLGLGRGPRVWLTIYTSRFLDGIYYGDQIGLAYDYLEGEKASPKTLFVILPDSEYIRLPENLKQDYPIKGSSFTYDMKGEENTKEIFRAIREGRLKSFLDEHRKYFYVLTNRNNL
- a CDS encoding lipid-A-disaccharide synthase N-terminal domain-containing protein, yielding MNYWLILGFFAQAMFFMRFLFQWIASERRKESYIPNIFWFFSLSGGLLLLTYAIHRKDPVFILGQSVGSFIYLRNIILIYGKKQKPA